Proteins from one Gibbsiella quercinecans genomic window:
- the yfcE gene encoding phosphodiesterase: protein MKLLFASDLHGSLSATERVLERFEEHDADWLILLGDFLNHGPRNALPDNYQPAQVAEQLNGYSDKIIAVRGNCDSEVDQMLLAFPITAPWQQVLLQKRRLFLTHGHLYHPSALPPLSAGDVLAYGHTHLPQAERQGDIFCFNPGSVSIPKGGFPASYGLLDEDTLRVVSLHEGKTVAEVSLSH, encoded by the coding sequence ATGAAACTGTTATTTGCTTCCGATCTGCACGGCTCACTGTCCGCCACGGAACGTGTGCTGGAACGTTTTGAAGAACATGACGCCGACTGGCTGATCCTGCTTGGCGATTTTCTTAATCATGGGCCGCGTAATGCGCTGCCGGACAACTATCAACCGGCGCAGGTTGCCGAACAATTGAATGGCTATAGCGACAAGATTATCGCCGTTCGCGGGAATTGCGATAGCGAAGTCGATCAGATGCTGCTCGCGTTCCCGATCACCGCCCCTTGGCAGCAAGTGCTGTTGCAAAAAAGACGATTGTTTTTGACCCATGGTCACCTTTATCATCCCTCTGCGTTGCCGCCGCTATCGGCCGGCGACGTATTGGCTTATGGCCATACGCACTTGCCGCAGGCAGAACGGCAGGGCGATATCTTTTGTTTTAATCCCGGCTCGGTCAGCATACCGAAAGGCGGCTTTCCCGCCAGCTACGGGCTGCTGGATGAAGACACTTTGCGGGTAGTGTCTCTGCACGAGGGCAAGACGGTTGCAGAGGTGTCATTATCCCATTAA